In one Dreissena polymorpha isolate Duluth1 chromosome 7, UMN_Dpol_1.0, whole genome shotgun sequence genomic region, the following are encoded:
- the LOC127839369 gene encoding peroxisome biogenesis factor 10-like isoform X1, whose translation MFKVAGKAEIIRSQQKDEYYLTYLRKMSADVVHSLLGARAWITWRRELDLAADLGYFCLTTLSGFQTIGEEYVNIIQVDSSRRHVPSILRRLTMVLFHVLIPYTIRKGLDWLERRLQSHGLQEVPIATREFLLKCIPIARDLVLYTHRLHMAVFYMQGMFYQLAKRFNGVQYLQYTGGAQRVSDDSVSKSFRILGWLTLAQLAGSALLGTRAYLQQTYRKGAGLIGGSDTHSEVGGQVSLDRKCALCLGERSRSSATPCGHLFCWSCIHDWCATKAECPLCREHVEPHRIVCLQNFDAS comes from the exons ATGTTCAAAGTAGCTGGCAAAGCAGAGATTATAAGATCTCAACAGAAGGATGAATATTACCTGACATACTTGAGAAAAATGTCAGCTGATGTTGTCCATAGCTTGCTCG GTGCAAGGGCCTGGATTACGTGGCGCAGAGAGCTGGACCTGGCAGCTGACCTGGGGTACTTCTGTCTAACAACCCTCTCGG GTTTCCAGACCATAGGTGAGGAGTATGTGAACATTATCCAGGTGGACTCTTCCAGAAGACATGTACCCTCTATACTG CGTCGCCTCACTATGGTACTCTTCCACGTGTTGATACCGTACACCATACGCAAGGGTCTAGACTGGCTGGAGAGGAGGCTGCAGTCACATGGTCTCCAGGAGGTCCCCATAGCAACCAGGGAGTTTCTCCTGAAGTGCATTCCCATTGCTAGGGACCTGGTCCTTTacacacacagactgcacatggCTGTGTTCTACATGCAAGGAATGTTCTATCAACTTGCAAAGCGATTCAATGGAGTGCAATAT TTGCAGTACACAGGTGGTGCACAGAGGGTGTCTGATGATTCAGTGAGCAAGAGTTTCCGAATTCTAGGCTGGCTGACCCTGGCCCAGCTTGCGGGGTCTGCATTGCTGGGAACCAGGGCATACTTGCAGCAGACGTACAGAAAGGGAGCCGGCCTGATAGGAGGAAGTGATACCCA TTCAGAGGTGGGAGGTCAGGTGTCCCTAGACAGGAAGTGTGCCCTGTGTCTGGGTGAGAGGTCACGTAGCTCCGCGACCCCCTGTGGCCACCTCTTCTGCTGGAGCTGCATACACGACTGGTGCGCGACCAAG GCCGAATGTCCTCTGTGTAGGGAACACGTAGAGCCACACCGTATCGTCTGCCTACAGAACTTTGATGCCTCCTGA